The following nucleotide sequence is from Methylotenera sp. G11.
AACCCTGGCTGCGCGCATATGCAAGTACGGTGGCGGAGTCCAATCCGCCGGACAGCAATACGACGGCTTTACGGCGCGATGCGCTGTTGCCGGTTACAAGCAATGTATCTTGATGACTCATATCAGACTCAGACCCCGGGCTTTTCGCCCCACAATATCTTATGCAACTGCACCTGCATACGCACCGGCAGCTTATCCTGCAACATCCAGCCAGCCAGGTCAGTCGGGTTAACCTGGTTATATACAGGAGAAAACAGCACCGGGCATTTAGCGGCAATAGCATGTTTATTCAAAATATCTTTCGCCCAATCGTAATCGGCACGGCTGCATAGTACAAATTTCACCTCATCCGTTTGCTTGAGATGATCCAGGTTGCTCCATACATTATTTTCGACTTCGCCGGAACCCGGTGTTTTAATGTCAAGAATGACCGAAACACGCTGGTCCACAGGGCTAATATCAATGGCGCCGCCGGTTTCAAGCGATACGCTATAACCTTGATCGCACAACCCCTTAAGCAGCACCTGGCAGCCTTTTTGCGCCAGCGGTTCACCGCCGGTGACAGTGACATACTTTGCGCCATACTCGGCAACTTTAGCCAGGATGTCACTGATTTCCATATTACTACCGCCACTGAACGCATAGGCAGTATCACAATACACACAGCGCATCGGACAGCCCGTAAGGCGCACAAACACTGTAGGCAAACCTACGCGGCTGGACTCGCCCTGCAGCGAATAAAATATTTCGTGGATTTTAAGTTTCATTGGATATTCTGCACATCACATCTGTGCGCCATAAGAAATAGCGCCACAATTCAGGTTGGCGCCATTTTAACTTATAAAGATGCAATACGCTAAATCAAGATTTACTAAGTGAATGTTTTTTCTAATATTTTCTTTAAGAAAATACGGGACAACCACATGCACAGGTCGGCAGACTGCACCGCCTTTCACCAGAAACTACCGGATTGTCTCCAGCGCTTTCAGGCGCTTCTGCGCTGTAGGCGTGACTTCACTATCAGGGAATTTCCTGACCAGGTCACGCAAAGTTTTCTTCGCCGCCGCGACCTGCCCCAGCTGAATCTGACTGTTTGCCATATTCATCATTGCATCCGGCACCTTTGCGCTCTCCGCATGCGTATCCAGCAGCTTTTGCTGCGTAGCGATTGCTGATTTGTAGTTTTTCAAGGCAAATTGGGAATAACCCAGCCCGTACATCGCATCCGCAGCAGAAGCGCTGCCCGGATAGTCTTTCAGGAATTTGTCATAAGCGGAGAAAGCCTCTTTATACTTGGCATCTTTCGATAAAGCATTGGCCGCTTCCAACTGCTTCAACTCATCCGTTTCTTTTGCCGCCGCTGCAGGTGCAGCTTCTGCCGCCGCCTGTGCCGCAGGCGCTGCACTGCTTTCCAGCTTGCGCAAACGGACATCGGTGTCGGTATATAAATCTTTCTGGCGCTGCTGGGCTAAATCCAGGTTATGTGTCACCAGCTCCAGATCGCCTTTTAATCTTGAATTTTCCAGCCTGAGCGCTTCAAACTGACCCTGCACATCTGCCAGGCCATTCTTGGCGATAGCCTCCAGCGAGGTCAGCCGCTGCTCCAACGCCTGCTGGTTTTTCTTCAGTTCATTTAATGCAGCCTGCGTTGACTGATTCTGACTTTGCGTGGTTTTTTCAAGTTCAAGTATCTTCTTGCGCGCTTCGGTGTCATCAAATAAGGCCGAGTGACTAGTCAGCGAAAATAATTGTGCTGTTAAAAACAGGCTTGTCAGAATCAGTTTTTTCATCGTATCTATTCTACGGCTTTAAATTACTCGCCTTCGTAGACAATATCTACGC
It contains:
- the queE gene encoding 7-carboxy-7-deazaguanine synthase QueE, which translates into the protein MKLKIHEIFYSLQGESSRVGLPTVFVRLTGCPMRCVYCDTAYAFSGGSNMEISDILAKVAEYGAKYVTVTGGEPLAQKGCQVLLKGLCDQGYSVSLETGGAIDISPVDQRVSVILDIKTPGSGEVENNVWSNLDHLKQTDEVKFVLCSRADYDWAKDILNKHAIAAKCPVLFSPVYNQVNPTDLAGWMLQDKLPVRMQVQLHKILWGEKPGV
- a CDS encoding YbgF trimerization domain-containing protein, which codes for MKKLILTSLFLTAQLFSLTSHSALFDDTEARKKILELEKTTQSQNQSTQAALNELKKNQQALEQRLTSLEAIAKNGLADVQGQFEALRLENSRLKGDLELVTHNLDLAQQRQKDLYTDTDVRLRKLESSAAPAAQAAAEAAPAAAAKETDELKQLEAANALSKDAKYKEAFSAYDKFLKDYPGSASAADAMYGLGYSQFALKNYKSAIATQQKLLDTHAESAKVPDAMMNMANSQIQLGQVAAAKKTLRDLVRKFPDSEVTPTAQKRLKALETIR